The following are from one region of the Melioribacteraceae bacterium 4301-Me genome:
- a CDS encoding zinc-ribbon domain-containing protein, with protein MVFYCTNCWKEIDENTQICPYCGADQVELDNEDFVTKLIRSLNHPEPTTPILVANILADIKAVEAVPALLTKLKVEKDPFIIEALVKALLTLNPQTKNEIKKLIEPNIPITIKDIFDN; from the coding sequence ATGGTTTTTTATTGCACAAACTGCTGGAAGGAAATTGATGAAAATACACAAATCTGTCCTTATTGTGGAGCCGACCAAGTTGAACTGGATAATGAAGATTTTGTGACAAAATTAATCCGTTCGTTAAACCATCCCGAACCAACAACACCAATATTAGTGGCAAATATATTGGCTGATATAAAGGCAGTTGAAGCTGTGCCCGCACTTTTAACAAAATTGAAAGTCGAAAAAGATCCTTTCATTATAGAAGCCTTAGTAAAAGCGCTTTTAACTCTTAATCCCCAAACGAAAAACGAAATAAAAAAATTAATTGAACCAAATATTCCAATAACAATAAAAGATATATTCGATAATTAA
- a CDS encoding class I SAM-dependent methyltransferase, which yields MKELWNQRYSKEEYIYGKSPNDFFKHELEKIHPGRILLPGEGEGRNAVYAATLGWEVDAVDQSEEGRKKALRLADEFGVKINYTISDLTSFQPSENYYDAVGLIFVHLPSDYRKEFHKKLIASLKPSGKVILEAFHTEQINKNSGGPKEIDMLYSLEDVVEDFIEMDFETLTKETILLNEGELHNGEAVVIRFVGTKLNGEDD from the coding sequence ATGAAAGAATTATGGAACCAGAGGTACTCTAAGGAAGAGTATATTTATGGTAAAAGTCCTAATGATTTTTTTAAACATGAATTAGAAAAAATTCATCCCGGCAGAATACTTTTACCCGGCGAAGGCGAAGGAAGAAATGCTGTTTATGCAGCCACGCTGGGTTGGGAAGTTGATGCAGTTGACCAAAGTGAGGAAGGCAGAAAAAAAGCTTTAAGATTAGCTGATGAATTCGGTGTGAAAATAAATTACACGATAAGTGACTTAACGAGCTTTCAACCATCTGAGAATTATTACGATGCCGTAGGTTTAATTTTTGTTCATTTACCATCAGACTACCGTAAAGAATTTCATAAAAAGTTAATTGCTTCTTTAAAACCATCAGGCAAAGTTATTCTTGAGGCTTTTCACACTGAACAAATAAATAAAAATTCAGGCGGACCAAAAGAAATTGATATGCTTTATTCATTAGAAGATGTGGTTGAAGATTTTATTGAGATGGATTTTGAGACTCTTACCAAAGAGACAATTTTGCTTAACGAGGGAGAGCTCCACAATGGGGAAGCAGTTGTTATACGTTTTGTCGGTACCAAATTAAATGGCGAAGATGATTGA
- a CDS encoding DUF6062 family protein — protein sequence MKKILKTTNKEEEKHLSYFKLIELFEEDGCPICNGNKKEAYNYLDNLLYENVNDNKIRNQLRSSLGFCKEHSQLLIQINDSLGTAIIYNDLLSYFGKKLTADHFKTFKKKEKCHVCKIVEEETLNNLHLLISYSDDSEFKNAFEKSSGLCAEHLISLLFLCKNKDSMEYFIRFHKEKIEMMRKNLEELIRKNDYRFRKEKITGEEGKSWIKAVNFLNNWY from the coding sequence ATGAAAAAAATATTAAAAACAACCAACAAAGAGGAAGAAAAACATTTAAGCTATTTTAAACTGATTGAACTTTTCGAAGAAGACGGATGCCCAATTTGCAATGGTAATAAAAAAGAAGCTTATAACTATCTCGATAATCTTCTCTACGAAAACGTAAATGATAATAAAATTAGAAATCAGCTTAGAAGTTCATTGGGTTTTTGCAAAGAGCACTCACAATTGTTAATTCAAATTAATGACTCGCTTGGAACAGCAATTATATACAACGATTTACTTTCTTATTTCGGGAAAAAATTGACAGCAGACCATTTTAAGACATTTAAAAAGAAAGAAAAATGCCATGTATGCAAAATAGTTGAAGAAGAAACGTTAAATAACTTGCATTTGCTGATTAGTTATTCTGATGATAGTGAATTTAAAAATGCATTTGAAAAATCAAGTGGCTTATGTGCAGAACATTTAATTTCGTTGTTGTTTTTATGTAAGAATAAAGATTCTATGGAATATTTTATTCGCTTTCATAAAGAAAAAATTGAAATGATGAGGAAAAATCTTGAAGAACTCATCCGAAAGAACGATTATAGATTTCGAAAAGAAAAAATTACTGGGGAAGAAGGAAAATCGTGGATTAAAGCAGTGAACTTTTTAAACAATTGGTACTAA
- a CDS encoding metallophosphoesterase: MKALILSDIHANYPALQAVLNYEPKYDLLIFLGDVVDYGPHPKECLTFVKENADYYVRGNHDNALGYNVDCNCMGSFRQYSVETRNWHSTLLSKDDIEFLKSMPVLETAHIDDKTFFLAHASPKGNIFKYLNEDEIESEVNNIIAEYILVGHTHIQYKKKIEYNLVVNPGSVGLARDGGQACYAIYEDGNIYLKRINYDVGQTIKDLFKSPLSLSTKEGLKKILLHKP; this comes from the coding sequence ATGAAAGCACTAATTTTATCAGATATTCACGCAAACTACCCTGCTCTTCAAGCTGTATTAAACTACGAACCCAAGTATGATTTACTTATTTTTCTTGGCGATGTGGTTGATTACGGCCCGCATCCCAAAGAATGTTTGACTTTTGTTAAGGAAAATGCAGATTATTACGTGCGCGGCAACCACGATAATGCACTTGGCTACAACGTTGATTGTAATTGCATGGGCTCATTTCGCCAATACTCAGTTGAAACAAGAAATTGGCATAGTACATTATTAAGTAAAGACGATATTGAATTCCTTAAATCTATGCCAGTCTTAGAAACTGCTCATATAGATGACAAAACATTTTTTCTTGCACACGCCTCACCAAAAGGCAACATATTCAAGTATTTAAACGAAGACGAAATTGAATCAGAAGTCAATAATATAATAGCAGAGTATATACTAGTAGGTCATACACACATCCAATATAAAAAAAAGATTGAGTACAATTTAGTGGTCAATCCAGGCAGTGTAGGTTTGGCTCGAGATGGTGGGCAAGCTTGCTACGCAATTTACGAAGATGGCAATATTTATCTAAAAAGAATTAACTACGATGTAGGGCAAACAATTAAAGATTTGTTTAAAAGCCCTCTTTCTCTTTCTACTAAAGAAGGATTAAAAAAGATATTGTTGCATAAACCATGA
- a CDS encoding NADPH-dependent FMN reductase, translating into MEKEKITVASFSGSLRKGSYNTMLLKYIQKVSPPYINFEIIDISQIPLYNEDVRIQGEPSPVKIFKEKLGLADALIIATPEYNYSFSGVTKNAIDWASRPLDTSPLNEKPVAFVSVGGRFGGSRAVYHLHQVAIFTNMYPLNKPELLISNGAESFDENGNPIDSKIEERVLKLLDALYEWTFRLKKK; encoded by the coding sequence ATGGAAAAAGAAAAAATTACAGTAGCAAGTTTTTCTGGCAGTCTTCGTAAAGGGTCATATAATACAATGCTATTAAAATACATTCAAAAAGTGTCGCCACCATACATTAATTTTGAAATCATTGATATTTCTCAAATTCCTTTATATAATGAAGATGTTAGAATACAAGGCGAGCCTAGCCCAGTAAAAATTTTTAAGGAAAAATTAGGTTTGGCTGATGCATTAATAATCGCAACACCAGAATACAACTACTCATTTTCTGGGGTAACTAAGAATGCAATTGATTGGGCTTCACGACCTTTAGATACTTCTCCACTAAATGAGAAGCCGGTAGCTTTTGTAAGTGTAGGAGGACGATTTGGTGGTAGCCGTGCAGTTTATCATCTTCATCAAGTAGCAATTTTTACAAATATGTATCCACTTAATAAACCCGAACTACTAATTTCCAATGGTGCCGAAAGTTTTGACGAAAACGGCAATCCTATAGATTCAAAAATTGAAGAAAGAGTACTGAAATTGCTCGACGCTCTTTATGAATGGACCTTTAGGTTGAAGAAAAAATAG